AAGCAGAAGCTGGCCTTTTCCTTTCCCTTAGAGACAGGAGGCAGCTGGAGGAAGTCACCACAGACAATCAGCTGGATGCCTCCAAACGGCTCAGTAGACCTCCTCACCGACCTGCAACAGCGCACAGTGAGAAGAGTACCATATGTTACTGAAGGTGAATGTAGAAAATCTCTGTAGCAAGAGAAccaacatgtttgtttacatgcccaatatttcagtttgatcTAAGATACACATGGTATTCAGTTCATGAGGGAGTGCAGGTTAATATTGCATTTACAATATAGCGTGTTGGTTTTGGTCATACCAAGTGTTACATACTTCTATTTATTCCTAAAAATTCATTGTTGCTGCTactaataacataaaaacaagttaCTTCCCTCAAGACATGCAAAATAGGTAAAATCACATTCTCAAGGCATAAAACCAACACtaaatttgaaatgtttgaaagTATGTTAGGAAAGTTTAAACTATGGTATATCTATGTGTTTTAATTGTTCAGTAACATTGGTGGAGAATTTCACTCTAAAGGCAGCAGTGACTGGAGGAAAGAGGTGAAtctaaactaactttaatttGAGTATTTTATTATTCCATTTTCAATATTTGCAATGTGCTTTGCAATTTAGCCCAGCACTGAGcctaaataaatgaaacagaaatCCTCATGCTGAGTAGTGTAATTGCGCTCACACACTGCAAGTAGCATTATAAGAACTCCTTGTGTGAGCTGATATTGTCGGACGCAGCATGCAAAGCTGGAAGGAGTGTGTTAAATCTTCCCAACGTGTGTTCAGAAACTTTGAATTTTGTAACACTGCAAACATTATGAGTGTGAATCTGCTTTTACAGACATTCAAAACTTCCAAGTATCAATTTTAACTTTTGAATCAACTGATTAAACTTTCAAAACTTACTTTCAAAtcttagttttggttttaatgattaataaatggGTCGGTACCCAACAGCAGCTGACTGAAGGAGCTttcaaaaaatgactcatattAATTACCAGTGAcaagatatttatttgtataatttgtgtaaatgtatgtgccaaaaatattaaattagtAATTTAATCAAGTTCTGTTGTTTCGCATTTACAGGGATAATTGGAGTCATGACATTCTACCCTACTGTAAATGTCATGGTAATGTAATTTAACAGCTGTAGCTACATATGAAGCAAATATCCATCTGCCTTTAGcattaataaaaattaaagatgCTCAAACGCAAGAGCAAGCACTCCACCACAAAACAATCTATTCGCTTTACCGAACCGTTTGCACATTTCTATTACTAGAAATGTAACTTATTATTTCTACCACATACTGTTACTGCCCCTGAAATGTCTGTTGTTCAGCTTTGAATCCTATCTCACCTGGCTACTGACTCGAGCTTGTCAAAGAACTGGGACTCCACCATGGAGACCTCATCGATGATGAGGTGTCGACAGCTGGTCCAGTGCTGCAGCACCCCGGGCCTCTGAGCCAGTTCGATACACTGCTCCAGCGGGGCAGAGCCAGAGCCAATGCCTAGAAACAGATTGAGAGTGGAAGGCAGAGGCACACAGGGTGGTAAGggacacaaaatgaaaaacatctatGCAAATATTCAATCCACTCCCTCTATTGTGTATAgagatttaattaaaaacatctgttaaTGTGGAAGACATTAACACCTCTTCTGGATTATACTAAAAGATTCATAATGTAGAATACACCATTGCACAGAAATTGTAACCAAGTCCAAAGCTGCAGCTCTACGAagcacaaaagaagaaatagataaatgataaatgatgagACCTTTTCCTCCACTAAAGGAGACACTAGtgagtagagctgaaacaataaatCTTTTATTCACTTATGTGTTCAACAGaaaatttaaagcaaaaatgcaaaatattcactggttctagtttctcaaatgtgaggatttgctgatttcctctgttttatatcactgatCTGAATATCTCTGGGTTTTCACTGTTGCTTAGACACAGAACACATTGTTGTGATGGGTATTGTGTCACTATTTGGTAACATTTTGAACACTTAATGAATATTGATGGAAACAtttggcagattaatcagtaatgaaagtaattgttagttgatGTGATTTATGCTTTTCATTATgaggacagcagaaaaacattttgtgccTGTCCATACAGCCTCACTTCAGGTCAGGCCTTGGTTGAAACCAATGAATCGGCCAATTATTTGGACAATAGCACAACGTattgataaatgaaaaatagCCTCAGCTTGTATAAAGAGATACACTTACGTCACTGTTTTGTAATATCAATTTTATATCCGAAGAAGCTTTAATGACTGACCAGCAAAGTTGTGTAATGTTGTTCCTCCAATGTGGCATGCAGCCACTCCTGTGCTGGCTGTGGCGAAGGTGCTCTTTGGAGGAAGAGATCCCATGATCCTCTTGAGCAAGAAGGACTTTCCAGtacctgaaaaacacacattcaaatgaGCTTAGAACAGACAATCACAGGAGATTTACACCAACTTGGCTTGAGAAAATGTtgatataaaagacaaaaattgtTATCAAATGGCAATGTCAGTAAGATGTAACATAATTCAAAAGGACAGTGATGTAAAATAGATCATACATGCAAGagtatttctttttcacatCTAGTAATTACAGACTTGTTATGAAAATATAACTTGAGCCCCACATTTCATACCTGCACTTCCTGTGAAGAAGACGTTCTTGCCGCTCAGCACAGCACTGAGGACAGCAGCCTGTTCTTTGTTCAGTTTACGTGAAGGCAGAGACAGAATGGGCTTCTTACTGGGGTTTGCTTTCACCTGAAATAattgacacacagacagccTCAGTCACATGCCATTTGACAGACAAGACACAAAGATAGAGTGTAGACTGCTACAGTCTGAAAATAAGATATGGGGTCATTTAAATgattaagaaataaaattagATCTGTTTGACTCACAGGGCTGAAGTTACAGTCACTCCTTGACCTTTTGACCTGCTGTCCTGCTCCTGCAGCTGTCATCTTATTGGTGCGGTCTGTCAGCCCTTTGGGAGGCACTTTAGATCTGAGCTCATTGACCTTCTGGATATCTTTTTGCTGCAGGGGGCTGATGGCCTCGAAGCTGCGGGGCAGTCCGGCTTTGAGCTTCTCTCGGTCGTTCACTGGCTTGCTGCTCTGCCAGGCCTGGTGTTTGATGCTCAGGGTTTTAAGGAAGACGTTCAGCCTGTCAGGAGGGCAGTTGGAGATGAGCAGCTGGATGTTTTCGGGGATCAGTTTGATGGTGCACTTTCCATCTCTGGCGAACTTTGTGAACAGTTTGATGTCtttcaaattgtaattttgCGAGACTTTTCCGTCGTGGAGCCGGAGGATGATCTCCTGGAACTCGTTCCGTCCCAGAATAACGGAGGCTTTGCGGACGACCTGCCTGCGGGTCGCCTGGCCGGAGGTGTTGAGATGCTCCACCGTGACACAGCACTGCAGCTGGGCTGCGTCCTCCCCGGACAACATCGCAGCAACTTTATGCAAGATTGTTCACATAAATTAATGAATCACAGTTTGCTCCGGCAGCTTGAGAAAaggcacaaacaaaacaatacatgcATGAAATATCTTGTTTTAACAGCCTGAAGTGAAACAATGTGACGTTACCGCAGCTGTGCTTCATTCAATCAACACAAACATCTAACACGTCGTGATCTCGTTGCGTATGCTAACATTTTAACTTGACTCCATGATCAACATAACATTCAAATATAGTTCGCAAACAGTTTCGATGCAATTCCCAGCCTACCTTTGTTTATAAATtactctttcttcctttctctgtgCAGCTGCTCTCCGTCTCTGAGACGCCGATTTCAAATTATCAGTGCGTGAATTCAGCCAATGGCAGAGTGACGCTCCTGGCCAATCAGGAGGAGGCGATTTAAAAAGTCAGCCAATGAAAGGCGAGGAATCACGCCCCGCAGCGACAACGACCAATCACTAGTATTGAGGTAGATGACGTCATACGTATGCGAGCTACACATGGCTTTCCGGAAATAGCTGCAGCATTTCGCGCAAGAGAAGAACAACTCTTGGTTCTGTTACTTTTTTCACCTGTTGTGggtcatgcttttttttttttttttaattatatttatttgtttattttttttgtattttatgttgaGAATTTTTCAATtaacaaacattaaacaaagCAAAGGACAACATATACAGCCAAACAAACAagtcacaaaaaagaaaagacataaacaaagaacaaaagagaCCAGCAGTGGGTCACGTTTGATGTGTATTTTGGGTAACATGACTCCAACTGATGAACACATGGGGCTTACTGGAGAGTAAGCAGACATTATGTAAGATAACAATAACTGttaatgtactttgttaaaGACTTCCTTTTTTGAGGCCTTAGTGATGATCATGAGTCACCCTGCTGCtcacaagagagggagaggaatgAAAGAAAGTGTGATAGAGGGATAAAAGAGAGGAAGATTGCCACAAGGAAGTATATAAACAACTGCCTGCATGGTCTATGATGCAGTATATGGTGTCTTGGATCAGTTTGTTATATGCTGTCTCTCAAATATTTGGCAGGCTACATTATAGgctatatgttttattttattgaatctTAATTTAGTTTCTTTTTCTCACATGCTTTGCTGTATTTTATTGTTAGTCTGTAACCTCTGATTTGTGAAGTGCCTTAAATTTTTCTTTATATGAAATCTATGTGAAGTACCTTGAGCTGCATTTCATTTATGACAGGTGCTATATGAGGCTGTTCGAGCCCTTAACTCTTAAATCATTAATGTGCTGCCTCTTTATTCCTGTCTGTAACACACTGTAAGGGTAGGATGTATACAATGGTACACACCATAGCTGGTTGTGGTAATAATAGCTTCCCCATGGgagtgttgttttaattattcattattgtTACTATTACTTTTATGTCCTAAGGTGTTGATTGTACGtgtttcttgttgttcttgttctgtttgAGCTCACCAAACCAAATTCCCATCAACTATGTCCAAATGTCAATAAAGTATTGAAActacacaaataaagtttttattattatatattatgtttaAATGAATCACTAATAATTTGCAATattttgcaaaaacaaacagtctgGGATTGACAACTTGTACTGATAGTTGTGTGGTTGCAGTAAATCCTcaaaaaaatgctgaacataAAGGAAATAAACAGTTATTCCTTTTATTAATTCTCTTATGCAAACCAAACTCTGGAttgaagaaattaaaaaaatatctatgGTGTGGGACTTCAAGGTTTTGTTaactttatttactgtttttaaattttatgagGGACTtgactgtttcatattttaagtCTCAAAACTCAAGTCTGAAGTACAAGGTCTGCAGCTTTGACTTCCCTTTTAGTTGTGATCATGAATATTAACGATGGAGGTTAAGATGAAAAATGGGCAATgaacaaataatcaaatatcAACAAGTGGGTTCTCCGTTACGTTGCTTCATGTCAGCACCATGTGATGACTCACTATCGCACCTttattacacacaaaaaagttatGGTTCTTCAGTGGTTCTTTGGGGTGGTTGAGGTGCTATATGGCACTACTGATGTACAAATAACCTTTTAAGCCCAGTAGGGTTCTTCAGCAGTTCTTCAGTGGTTCTTTGGGGTGGTTGAGGTGCTTTATAGCACTGCTGCTGTACAAAAAACCTGTTAAGCCCCTGTATGGTTCTTTAGAGGTTCTTTAGAGGTTCTTcagcttagtttagtttagtcgaggaaagaattaaaaaatacataaaaatacagagtATTTCCTCAGGATAACACATTAAAGCAGTGGTTGTCAACCTTTTTGCCCCCAAGCCCCAGGAAATATTCCAGGGTCATCAAAGGACCCCCCCTATAATTTTGTTCTCTGTTTATTTACCAGTAACCTAACCCATATAAAATATGTGGTGATGGGATGCAACAAGACAGTTTGGATGCTGAGAGCTGTCAGTTGCAGTTTAAATTCTGTGGGAGGAGAAATACAATTGGAGGATGAGATAAAGGTAAGACTGTAGTCCATGAATGAATGTAAGTTGATAGGAGTCTGGACAGTAGGAGGTGTTTAGGAAGTCTGTTGAATACTCAAGCTCTTCTCCCCAAAATCATGTCACAAAACTTCAATAAAAAGGCtatcattatatttatatattaactGTTATGAGTTAATGTCTATATGTCTATATGTTTTGTGATTAAAGAATTCTGTAAGTAAAGTTTTCAATAATTTACTATCTTCTCAAGGCCCCCCTGGTTGGTCCCTGAGGTCCACTTTTGAGCCTTGACCTTCATTGTTGAGCACTGCATTCAAGTATCAACTACTTATTTACAATGTGGCCTTTAATGTCACATTTAGGACATAGGGACAAATCCATACagcataaaaatattatataatttgtCATCAAAAGTGTTCTTAATATTCTCAGCAATTACAACATTCTCATCACTGagcaaaatacaatatttaagctaataatagaaataatataTGGGGCTTGCccaaatttcaaattaaaacacaacaggCATATTCAATACACACAAATTGTATTAGTGTAGACCTACTACTCAAATCCACACCATTTTCAGATCATCATCCCATAAGTAGTTTATTAATAGCCTACATATCCTACTCAACTTTACTCTGGAAAAATAAATCTCAGTTGGAAGCTTGTTCCTCTTTATCACAGCagtgtattaaaaatgtgtttttaactaGAACTACTTTTGACCAGAGCACGTAGCCGCTGAAAAACCTAACCCTGCTCGCAGCTATCAGTGTTCTGGTGCGTGAGCTGTCAGTGCGCGAGTGGTCCTCAAGAGTCGCAGAAACTCAGCCGTTGGATTCATCAACTGGCCCTAGAAGGAACCGGCTTCAGATAGAGAAAAATCAGGTATGTTTCCAAGTGAATGTCTTAGTGATAACTGCCACAAGATACGATATTAATGTTACTTGCTTGTCAGGAAGAAGTTTTCATTGCTATTTTCAAACTTTGCACCGTGTTTTGTAACGCTAACGTTAGTCACAACAACCAGCGAACAGCCGAGCCTGACCAACCATTTTAGCTACTTTAACGCTAACTTGAAGGTTGATATTTTTGCTCAATAAACAACACGGAAAGCACAACATTGAcgctcaaaaagaaaaaaaaatcaagaaagtGGAGCCAGTTGGAGCAGTGACATTACAGTAAGTTACATTAACCAAAGATACTGAAACGCCTTTGGCCTTACTGACAAAGTTTGAGATTGGGGATGTCAACGGTTAACTGTTAATGGTTCAACTGCTGAGAATATTCTTGACGGTTAGGCATGTCGGTCTGTAGCATACATAGTCCGCTAACGGCTAGACAGTTATGTATTCACAACGTCAGATACTCTTTTTGAATTTGTAAAGTATGGGTGTAAAACCAACTTCTACAaggagtgttgcattatgggttgtttgtagcattaatgttgctacgCCAGCCAGTGTCtttaagtctgtttatagtgagtgtgttggagtcagtcagcactaGAAGTGTTTCTGAAAGCACGTTTAACGTGTTTTTCTGCCgcggaggaaataaattcatgaccaGTGAAAATGAAGAACTAAAGAACCAAATATCtctttttctgaaaaaatatgTGGGTTCAGATTGCTAATTGAGAGACATTTTGCACTGTATAAAACTTCAAGAAAAGCACATTCTCCCCAAAACTGTGCGGCATACTGTTACTCatgaagtgaaaacactgaTTGAACTTTTTAATGAACAATCTAGCGACCTTCTACACTTCTGTCTTGAAGAAGCAATTATTGAGATTGACAGTCATTCAAACTTGAAGTCCTGGGTTGAAGACATCCTCTTTGggaaatgttttgatgtttttctgtcagaCTATCAGTTTGAGAGGTACTGTATAAGACAGTTTTGGTTAATTGCACCAGTCAAATATTTACTTGGATATGACTCAACAGCAAGAAAAGAGACTTTCCAGTATATTCCCGTTTTGAAAAATATTCTCAAAAGAGATgatgtttttcatcatgttgtGGAGGACACAGTTTTTGACGAAGAAACACTTCAAGACTTCACAGATGGTTTAATTTTTCAACAGCATGCCTTTTTTAATGGCTCTGAGACATAGTTGAGGCTCCAGTCATATACTGATGAatttgaaattgtaaattgtttgGGATCCAAAAAGCAGATTCACAAAATTTCAAGTGTCTACTTTGTTCTTGGAAATATTCCTCTGAAGTATCGTTCCAGTCTTCAAAATATACATTTGGCTGTACTTGTCAGAAACCGATGGTTTCAGAAGTATGGTTATGAGCCAATTTTGCATCCTTTTCTTCATGACCTTTGTGAACTTCAGTGCCGTCGTGTATCAGTTGACTTTGAAGACCAGTCCCGTGTTCTCAAGGGCTCTGTGATTTCCATTTGTGCTGATAATTTATTAGCCCATTCTTTGGCCGGCTTCGATACTTGTTTTAGTCGGGGATGGGTCTGCTGTTACTGTCTATGCCACCGCAGTGACATTGGTTACAAAACTGAGGAAAGTGAGTGTATTCTCTGGACTCCCGACACACACCGTAGACATCTACAAGTGCCAGATGGTAGATCTTTGTATGGTGTTACTGGACGCTGCCCTTTTGATAAAATTCCTCATTTTGAGGTTACTGAATCCTTTCCTCCTTACTCACTTCACccaatcttactaattttacccatttctcgATTAATACCCATCCCATGTTCATTTTATGAAATTTTCAGCAAAATTGGATGCCCTTTTCATTTTAGCCATTTTTCGAGTAACACTCGCCCCTTACTCTCTTTACCCATTTTTTTAGTAACACCCCCCcttgctcattttacccattttttgacTAAAATCAAGtcttactaattttacccatttctcaAATAATACCCACCTCATgttcattttatcaaatttctGGCAAAATCGGATACCCTTTTCATTTTAGTCGTTTTTCAAGTAACCCCCTCCTCTTACTCATTTCACCCATCTTTTGACTAACATCAAGtcttactaattttacccatttcctGATCAATTCCCACCCCATGTTCATTTTATGAAGTTTTCGGCAAAATCGGACACCCTTTTCATTTTCGCCATTTTTGGAGTAACACTCCCCCcttactcattttacccatttttctagtaccacccccccccccgttGCTCATTTTACCCTTTTTTGACTAACACACAAtcttactaattttacccacTTCTTGATTAATACCCTCCCCATGTTCATTTTATCAAACTTTCGGAAAAATCGGACGCCCTTTTCATTTTAGCCATTTTTCGAGTAACACTCGCCCCTTACTCTCTTTACCCATTTTTCTAGTAACACCCCCCcttgctcattttacccatttacCCAACATCAAGTCTTACTAGTTTTACCCATTTCTCGCATAATACCCACCCCCTGTTCATTTTATCAAGTTTCTGGCAAAATCGGATGCCCTTTTCATTTTTGTCGTTTTTCGAGTAACATCCCCCCCCTTACTCATTTCACCCATTTTTTGACTAACATCAAGTCTTACTGATTTCACCCATTTCCTGATTAATACCCTCCCCATGTTCATTCTATCAAGCTTTCAGCAAAATCGGACGCCCTTTTCATTTTAGCCATTTTTCGAGTAACACCCTCCCTTActcattttagccatttttCGAGTAACACCCTCCCTTActcattttagccattttttGACTAACACCCAAACatactaattttacccatttctcaATTAATTCCCACCCCATGttcattttttcaagttttcGGCAAAAGCGGATGCCCTTTTCATTATAACAATTTTTCGACTAACACCCCCCCTCCTTACTCATGTTACCCATTTATTGATTAACACCCAATCTTACTAATTTCACCCATGTCTTGATGAACACCAACCCCatatcgatggccgaagagAAAAACCTCCCATCTGAAAAATGCACGtttttgagaaaacaaaaaaaacttgttgttttcttccagaatgctatttgttaaggatactcAGTACATAATacattatgtgttaacaataccaACTAGGTATTAGTGCCTCACAAAGTGCAGAGAGGAGGTTCTTCCCCACTTTTTCTGGATCATtttgcagataggagcttttgcacttggtgcaagttggaagaggttctacaaaacgatgctctaaattaagttgataattaaaattaaattaaaaataaaattaagtttgttttcaggtaaaaagatgggCCAGTGTAGTAAATATAATAGTTACTACAGTGTAGTGTACTAGGGTTAGAATTCAGCTCGGTCTGGTGCTGATGCAGAGGTTTTGTGCCTCATGTTCCCAGCGAACCTGATAGGAGGTTTTCACCAGGTGACTTTTCGGGattatcttgcagacagactgaatatgagcagccttccttgttctcatcatccacaGTGAAATCTgccaatcagaaaattctgcagataggaggtttttctatttttcaatAATACACACACCCGCATCCCTCATAGCAATAAACCATTCATAATTTTCACATAGCTGCACTTTATACCAAGCTTCCCAGAACCCAATGAGATGGGCGAGGTCACATCCACAGTTGAAACAAGTTTCATTAGACAAGCCTGACCAATaccaatacatttttaaagtgactAACACCCTGATCTTTCAGTTCGGGGGGCAATAACCTGTGAGAGGCAGAGTGAGGCTGTTTGATCAATCACCTTTCTTCATCCCCCACACAGTCTGACATACACACCAACCATCAGCCTGGATCTGGTAAAGGTCTCTGCAAACCAAAAGGTGATGAGGAGGAAAAAGTAATGAGGCAAGTTGattcataaaccaaaatacGATCAGTAATCCAAACTTTCAGAAGTTTTAAATTAATCATCACTGTTATGATATTTATTAGAGTCTTGGTGGGTGATGTGTGGATAATGTTTTTGCActgaaaattgtgttttaaagtaTTACAAGTCAAGCTGACCTTAATACTCCACAGTTTTGGCTTCTTGAGTGGTTTGCTCCACATCCTGGGCCTGTCACATGGGCTAACTGGTAGGTGCTGCAGAAGCCAtgtgaagacagaaaaacataaaaatattcttttacTTACAGCTCCAGTTccttaaaataataatctctGTTaagttttgcatattttactATTTGCACCTAAtgcattttgaaaataataCCCAAATTTGAACAGAGCaatatgtttcaaatatttgaaaaaagtaATTTGGGTATTTGGCTTTTTCAGTTGGTTAGCtgataaaatatatgaaacttATAAGTGAGATCttactctttttgttttttaagaatggaaaaaagtaataattacGTGTCTCTGATATgtaatgaatataaataatcTCCCTGTTCAATAACATGTCAAAATACAGTGCAGTGAGTTTTTTCTTCTCCTGACTGGTTCTCAGTTATcgttgttatgttatgttttcacATGTGAGGAGGCAGAAATTTTATACTTTAATAGACCAAGTTCAATTCAAATGCTATTTGTTGGTGAAATGACATCTGGTGCTTTAGTATCCTGAGTGGTGTAAATTAATTAAGAAGAT
This sequence is a window from Thunnus albacares chromosome 12, fThuAlb1.1, whole genome shotgun sequence. Protein-coding genes within it:
- the pif1 gene encoding ATP-dependent DNA helicase PIF1 isoform X2 — encoded protein: MLSGEDAAQLQCCVTVEHLNTSGQATRRQVVRKASVILGRNEFQEIILRLHDGKVSQNYNLKDIKLFTKFARDGKCTIKLIPENIQLLISNCPPDRLNVFLKTLSIKHQAWQSSKPVNDREKLKAGLPRSFEAISPLQQKDIQKVNELRSKVPPKGLTDRTNKMTAAGAGQQVKRSRSDCNFSPVKANPSKKPILSLPSRKLNKEQAAVLSAVLSGKNVFFTGSAGTGKSFLLKRIMGSLPPKSTFATASTGVAACHIGGTTLHNFAGIGSGSAPLEQCIELAQRPGVLQHWTSCRHLIIDEVSMVESQFFDKLESVARSVRRSTEPFGGIQLIVCGDFLQLPPVSKGKEKASFCFQARSWRKVIQVNMELTEVRRQTDQSFISLLQAVRVGRVTEEVTAKLMGSAYHHIEKDGILATRLCTHKDDVELTNENKLQQLPGSVRIFEALDSDPALVKTIDAHSPVGRLLQLKVGAQVMLTKNLDVARGLVNGARGVVVAFESGKHGLPHVRFLCGVTEVLKPERWVFKSGGGIHLSRQQLPLKLAWAISIHKSQGMTLDCVEISLARVFESGQAYVALSRARTLEGLRVMDFDPSVVRADPDVLLFYRKLRKERLLMQASMDTFVGSRNKENSW
- the pif1 gene encoding ATP-dependent DNA helicase PIF1 isoform X1, with protein sequence MKHSCVAAMLSGEDAAQLQCCVTVEHLNTSGQATRRQVVRKASVILGRNEFQEIILRLHDGKVSQNYNLKDIKLFTKFARDGKCTIKLIPENIQLLISNCPPDRLNVFLKTLSIKHQAWQSSKPVNDREKLKAGLPRSFEAISPLQQKDIQKVNELRSKVPPKGLTDRTNKMTAAGAGQQVKRSRSDCNFSPVKANPSKKPILSLPSRKLNKEQAAVLSAVLSGKNVFFTGSAGTGKSFLLKRIMGSLPPKSTFATASTGVAACHIGGTTLHNFAGIGSGSAPLEQCIELAQRPGVLQHWTSCRHLIIDEVSMVESQFFDKLESVARSVRRSTEPFGGIQLIVCGDFLQLPPVSKGKEKASFCFQARSWRKVIQVNMELTEVRRQTDQSFISLLQAVRVGRVTEEVTAKLMGSAYHHIEKDGILATRLCTHKDDVELTNENKLQQLPGSVRIFEALDSDPALVKTIDAHSPVGRLLQLKVGAQVMLTKNLDVARGLVNGARGVVVAFESGKHGLPHVRFLCGVTEVLKPERWVFKSGGGIHLSRQQLPLKLAWAISIHKSQGMTLDCVEISLARVFESGQAYVALSRARTLEGLRVMDFDPSVVRADPDVLLFYRKLRKERLLMQASMDTFVGSRNKENSW